A genome region from Archaeoglobus fulgidus DSM 4304 includes the following:
- a CDS encoding DUF126 domain-containing protein, which translates to MLLVKFACRAITRGRAEGEALVTKEYISFLGGIDKETGIVKEDCEIKGESVAGRILVFPGGKGSTVGSYVLLNLRKNGVAPKAIINKKTETIIAVGAAMAEIPLVEVRDEKFFEAVKTGDRVVVNADEGYVELIE; encoded by the coding sequence ATTTTACTTGTGAAGTTCGCCTGCAGAGCGATAACCAGGGGTAGGGCCGAAGGAGAGGCTTTGGTAACAAAGGAATACATCTCTTTTCTGGGTGGTATTGACAAGGAAACGGGCATTGTGAAAGAGGACTGCGAGATAAAAGGCGAAAGTGTCGCGGGAAGAATACTCGTTTTTCCCGGTGGGAAGGGCTCAACCGTTGGCTCCTACGTTTTGCTCAACCTCAGGAAGAATGGTGTGGCTCCCAAAGCAATCATAAACAAAAAAACCGAGACTATAATTGCCGTGGGTGCTGCTATGGCCGAGATACCTCTTGTGGAGGTTAGAGACGAGAAGTTCTTTGAGGCGGTGAAGACAGGAGACCGTGTAGTTGTTAACGCGGATGAGGGGTATGTAGAGCTGATAGAATGA
- the rpl37A gene encoding 50S ribosomal protein L37Ae — protein sequence MGRTKKVRSAGRFGPRYGLRVRRTWLEIEAVQRQKYVCKKCGKKAVKRSGTGIWECRHCGYKFAGGCYQPVTPGGKIVEKSVG from the coding sequence ATGGGCAGAACGAAGAAAGTGAGGTCAGCAGGCAGGTTCGGACCAAGATATGGCCTCAGAGTCAGAAGAACTTGGCTGGAAATCGAGGCGGTTCAGAGGCAGAAGTATGTCTGCAAAAAATGCGGCAAGAAGGCAGTGAAAAGATCAGGAACGGGAATCTGGGAGTGCAGGCACTGCGGATACAAGTTCGCTGGAGGATGCTACCAGCCGGTAACGCCTGGAGGCAAAATTGTTGAGAAGTCAGTGGGGTAA
- a CDS encoding site-2 protease family protein yields the protein MFSLAIMFVLGSHEMGHYFAARRWKMKTSLPYFIPFPTIIGTLGAVIRHRGVIPSRKALFDVGVSGPITGIIASVIVVLIGLQLPFELTSEPTIYIGTPPIFDAILYLTNYQKEAIHPVAFAGWVGFFVTFLNMIPVGQLDGGHVLRAMLGEASEKISRVVPFLLFAYGFFLMMQLNQPNTIWFFWGFISLFFSMQRHPKPADDETPLDLKRYAVGVIAFILALLCFTPVPFYVT from the coding sequence ATGTTCTCCCTCGCCATAATGTTCGTCCTCGGCAGCCACGAGATGGGGCATTATTTCGCGGCAAGAAGGTGGAAAATGAAGACCTCACTTCCGTACTTCATCCCCTTTCCAACTATCATCGGAACGCTTGGGGCTGTGATCAGACATAGGGGCGTAATTCCAAGCAGAAAGGCGCTCTTTGATGTCGGCGTGAGCGGGCCTATCACCGGGATTATTGCGTCGGTAATTGTCGTTTTGATCGGTCTTCAGCTTCCGTTCGAGCTCACCAGCGAGCCGACAATATACATAGGCACACCGCCGATTTTCGATGCAATCCTCTACCTAACAAATTACCAAAAAGAGGCCATCCATCCGGTAGCCTTCGCCGGATGGGTCGGGTTCTTCGTCACGTTCCTGAACATGATTCCCGTCGGTCAGCTTGATGGCGGTCATGTGCTGAGGGCCATGCTTGGAGAGGCGAGCGAGAAAATTTCAAGAGTTGTTCCCTTTTTGCTGTTTGCCTACGGATTCTTTCTCATGATGCAGCTCAACCAGCCAAACACAATCTGGTTTTTCTGGGGGTTTATCTCCCTCTTCTTCTCCATGCAAAGACACCCAAAGCCTGCTGACGATGAAACTCCGCTTGACCTGAAAAGATACGCAGTCGGTGTTATCGCCTTCATTCTGGCTCTTCTCTGCTTTACTCCCGTCCCCTTCTACGTCACGTGA
- a CDS encoding methionine adenosyltransferase, producing the protein MPNIFVEELVHTPIEKQVIEIVERKGIGHPDSLADGMAEAMSRELSREYIRRFGAVLHHNTDETQIVAGRSNPQFGGGEVIEPIYVLLVGRATKFFNGEYIPTDKIALKAARDYIRQHMQNLDPELDVVFNVRLGEGSTDLQDVFRRKSGNVALANDTSFGIGFAPLSETERLVFNVERRIYEEFRKKNPAIGEDVKVMGLREKDRISLTIAAAFVDRYVANIKEYDAIKEELENFVKEISSEYTEREVEVFVNTADDYETGCVYLTVTGTSAENGDDGSVGRGNRCNGLITPGRPMSMEASSGKNPINHVGKIYNLLANQIAARIAEEVEGVEEVYVRILSQIGKPINEPKALSVQVIPKSGYDISKLERPARDIAEEMIANVGKITDMVIEGKVRTF; encoded by the coding sequence ATGCCGAACATATTCGTTGAGGAACTGGTTCACACTCCTATAGAGAAACAGGTCATTGAAATAGTGGAAAGAAAGGGCATCGGTCATCCTGATAGCTTGGCTGACGGGATGGCTGAGGCTATGAGCAGAGAGCTGAGCAGAGAGTACATCAGAAGGTTTGGGGCGGTGCTGCATCACAACACTGACGAAACACAGATCGTTGCCGGCCGCTCAAACCCACAGTTCGGTGGTGGAGAGGTCATCGAGCCGATTTACGTCCTGCTGGTGGGAAGAGCGACGAAGTTCTTCAATGGTGAGTACATTCCCACAGACAAAATCGCCCTGAAGGCTGCGAGAGACTACATAAGGCAGCACATGCAGAACCTCGACCCTGAGCTGGATGTGGTCTTCAACGTCAGGCTGGGTGAGGGGAGCACCGACCTGCAGGACGTTTTTAGGAGAAAGAGTGGAAACGTTGCCCTTGCCAACGACACGTCGTTCGGCATAGGTTTTGCTCCTCTCTCTGAAACTGAAAGGCTGGTTTTCAACGTTGAGAGGAGAATCTACGAGGAGTTCAGGAAGAAGAATCCTGCAATCGGAGAAGATGTTAAGGTAATGGGGCTGAGGGAGAAGGACAGAATTTCTCTCACAATCGCCGCAGCCTTCGTTGACAGGTATGTTGCCAACATTAAAGAGTATGACGCAATTAAAGAGGAGCTTGAGAACTTCGTTAAAGAAATTTCTTCCGAGTACACCGAGAGGGAGGTGGAAGTTTTCGTAAATACCGCCGACGACTACGAGACTGGCTGCGTATATCTGACAGTTACCGGCACCTCAGCGGAGAACGGAGACGACGGGAGCGTTGGAAGGGGCAACAGGTGCAACGGCCTCATCACCCCCGGCAGACCGATGAGCATGGAGGCGAGCAGTGGCAAAAACCCCATCAACCACGTAGGCAAGATTTACAACCTCCTTGCCAACCAGATCGCAGCAAGAATTGCTGAAGAGGTTGAAGGCGTTGAGGAAGTCTATGTCAGAATTCTAAGCCAGATTGGCAAGCCGATAAATGAGCCAAAAGCCCTGAGCGTTCAGGTTATCCCGAAAAGCGGCTACGACATTTCAAAGCTCGAAAGGCCCGCAAGGGACATTGCAGAGGAGATGATTGCCAACGTTGGCAAGATAACTGACATGGTTATTGAGGGGAAGGTCAGAACCTTCTGA
- a CDS encoding PUA domain-containing protein: MAFRQPNTKELKVIRKALSYYGSGDFLSHYALLVKEGEKKEVYGVSKELYGVIGELNPHYAGVKIGEVGRRFRFSLEGTFWLLRNSRNRVWVNERGEMLFLYGRDIFAGSVERASEFGENSIVFVCNRFDDVLGIGRSRHSSDELSNLPEDKVFVENLVDRGEYLRHQKTYLSF; encoded by the coding sequence ATGGCGTTTAGACAACCAAATACTAAGGAACTGAAAGTAATAAGAAAAGCCCTCAGCTACTACGGCTCTGGCGATTTTTTGAGCCATTACGCTCTGCTTGTTAAGGAAGGTGAGAAGAAGGAGGTTTACGGAGTTTCCAAGGAGCTTTACGGCGTGATTGGAGAGCTTAATCCGCACTACGCAGGAGTCAAAATTGGGGAGGTGGGGAGAAGGTTCAGGTTCTCCCTTGAAGGTACGTTCTGGCTTCTGAGAAACAGCAGGAACAGAGTGTGGGTGAATGAACGGGGGGAGATGCTGTTCCTCTACGGCAGGGACATTTTCGCAGGTTCAGTTGAGAGAGCCTCTGAATTCGGGGAAAACTCAATTGTTTTCGTTTGCAACAGATTCGACGACGTTCTTGGAATAGGGAGAAGCAGGCATTCATCTGACGAGCTGAGCAATCTTCCCGAAGATAAGGTGTTTGTGGAGAACCTGGTTGACAGGGGGGAGTACCTGAGGCATCAGAAAACCTACCTTTCCTTTTAG
- a CDS encoding nickel-dependent lactate racemase, translated as MIELPSDIWYGDKPLLFEPPESWEVSVFRMAGDSAREVEKEEIFRVLREPIGQKALSKLAEERGEAVVVFDDMTRPTKLKGIAKAVIEELKRGGVSDENITFICANGAHGTYDRDDFAKKLGEEIVESYPVFNHNPLGNLDYLGETSAGTPVEINSEVMSYSLKIGLGCILPHPQFGYSGGAKIVLPGIAGMRSIAYNHGVIGGWSAAMAVRELHPTCQMAYGRVNEENVMRRDAEEAARMAKFDFIVNSLVNTRRENTHVFAGDIVEAQRKGVEEARKHYATQIGFEFDVVISNAYSKASEAAIATWPSLCLKQGGTLVVVCNSKTGQISHYIHGRWGMRRKGGFLYLPPPDTLKRAGKVIFVSKYQEKQPWLEVYDEVVRVKTLEEMVEEVGKEEKKVAVFPDATIQKPF; from the coding sequence ATGATTGAACTTCCGAGCGACATATGGTATGGTGATAAACCTTTACTTTTTGAGCCGCCGGAAAGCTGGGAAGTTAGCGTTTTCAGGATGGCGGGGGATTCTGCCAGAGAGGTCGAAAAAGAGGAGATTTTTAGGGTTTTGAGGGAGCCAATCGGGCAGAAGGCACTTTCAAAGCTTGCCGAGGAGAGGGGAGAGGCGGTTGTGGTTTTCGACGACATGACGAGGCCGACGAAGCTTAAGGGGATTGCTAAAGCGGTAATTGAGGAATTGAAGAGGGGAGGGGTTTCGGATGAGAACATCACCTTCATCTGCGCCAATGGTGCTCACGGCACCTACGACAGGGATGATTTTGCGAAGAAGCTCGGCGAGGAGATTGTGGAGAGCTATCCCGTCTTCAACCACAACCCGCTCGGCAACCTTGACTATCTGGGCGAAACCTCCGCAGGTACGCCGGTGGAGATAAACTCTGAGGTTATGAGCTACTCCCTCAAAATTGGCTTAGGGTGCATTCTGCCCCATCCGCAGTTTGGCTACAGCGGTGGAGCGAAGATTGTTTTGCCTGGAATTGCAGGAATGAGGAGCATAGCCTACAATCACGGCGTCATAGGAGGGTGGAGCGCCGCTATGGCTGTGAGAGAGCTTCATCCAACCTGTCAGATGGCCTACGGCAGAGTGAACGAGGAGAATGTGATGCGAAGAGATGCGGAGGAGGCGGCGAGGATGGCGAAGTTTGACTTCATTGTGAACTCTCTCGTTAACACGAGGAGGGAGAACACACACGTTTTTGCGGGAGATATTGTTGAGGCTCAGAGAAAAGGGGTGGAGGAGGCGAGGAAGCACTATGCAACGCAGATTGGATTTGAGTTTGACGTTGTTATTTCCAACGCCTACAGCAAGGCAAGTGAAGCTGCCATAGCAACGTGGCCCTCCCTCTGCCTCAAGCAGGGAGGAACTCTTGTCGTGGTTTGCAACTCGAAAACCGGGCAGATAAGCCACTACATCCACGGAAGGTGGGGAATGAGGAGGAAGGGAGGATTTCTTTACCTCCCACCTCCAGACACGCTCAAAAGGGCTGGAAAGGTGATTTTCGTTTCTAAGTATCAGGAGAAGCAGCCGTGGCTTGAGGTTTACGATGAAGTCGTGAGGGTGAAAACTCTGGAGGAGATGGTGGAAGAGGTTGGGAAAGAGGAAAAGAAGGTGGCTGTTTTCCCTGATGCGACCATTCAGAAGCCTTTTTAA
- a CDS encoding DNA-directed RNA polymerase subunit P gives MSYVCLICGAEVDIDTEKSLVQCTNCGGRILIKPRPLAKKKRVKAI, from the coding sequence ATGTCCTACGTGTGCCTCATATGTGGGGCTGAAGTAGATATAGACACTGAAAAAAGCCTCGTTCAGTGCACGAACTGCGGAGGAAGGATACTCATAAAGCCCCGCCCCCTCGCAAAGAAGAAGAGGGTAAAAGCCATATAA
- a CDS encoding M20 family metallopeptidase, with product MDPLEITKDLIKIDTRNPPGVTTEAVEYLSQLFSSYEQRIYAKEEGKENLVVYISRGKPEIMLTSHLDTVPAGDELLNPVIVDGKLYGRGSCDAKGCVAAICSASQIEPECGLKLAFTSDEEVGGVNGLGYVFEREKADAVIIGEPTGSESIGVLQAAVLALDIEFKGNSGHTASHDAKEGAIYRASEYIVEKVESFRGLEGDFGSYREIFSKLGMDFAVKSWHAVFNPSMIRGGVKRNVVAPKCTVYADVRFAPWISVEEVRRELYAENMEFRVEGFLQPYGVGCDAVKLEDDLRLLKIMSEAIREEGLRPKAVFSLGVGDTRHVRKHGVPAFYLGPGGGNLHGEDEFVYVEELYRTAKIYKNIVRRF from the coding sequence ATGGACCCCCTTGAGATAACCAAAGACCTCATAAAAATAGACACCCGCAACCCTCCCGGAGTGACTACTGAGGCTGTCGAGTATCTTTCACAGCTTTTCTCGTCCTACGAGCAAAGGATTTACGCGAAGGAGGAGGGTAAGGAGAATCTCGTTGTTTACATCAGCAGGGGCAAACCCGAAATCATGCTCACCTCCCACCTCGATACCGTTCCTGCTGGAGACGAGCTTCTGAACCCCGTCATTGTTGACGGAAAGCTCTACGGGAGGGGGAGTTGTGATGCGAAGGGCTGTGTTGCGGCAATTTGCTCAGCCTCGCAGATAGAGCCTGAGTGCGGGCTGAAGCTGGCCTTCACCTCAGATGAAGAGGTTGGAGGGGTTAATGGGCTCGGATATGTTTTTGAAAGGGAAAAGGCTGATGCAGTCATAATAGGGGAGCCGACGGGGAGTGAGAGCATCGGAGTTTTGCAAGCTGCCGTTTTGGCGTTGGATATAGAGTTCAAGGGAAATTCGGGGCACACAGCCTCTCACGACGCTAAGGAGGGGGCGATATACAGAGCCTCCGAGTACATCGTTGAGAAAGTTGAATCCTTCAGAGGGCTTGAGGGGGATTTTGGGAGCTATAGGGAAATTTTCAGCAAGCTCGGCATGGATTTTGCTGTTAAAAGCTGGCATGCGGTCTTCAATCCTTCTATGATTAGGGGAGGGGTTAAGAGGAATGTTGTTGCTCCGAAGTGCACGGTTTACGCCGACGTAAGATTCGCCCCGTGGATAAGCGTTGAAGAAGTGAGAAGAGAGCTTTACGCCGAGAACATGGAGTTCAGGGTGGAGGGCTTTCTGCAGCCCTACGGTGTTGGCTGCGATGCTGTTAAGCTTGAGGATGACTTAAGGCTGCTGAAAATTATGAGCGAGGCAATAAGGGAAGAGGGATTGAGGCCGAAGGCTGTGTTTTCCTTGGGTGTTGGAGATACGAGGCACGTCAGAAAGCACGGAGTTCCCGCATTCTACTTGGGTCCGGGTGGGGGGAATTTGCACGGTGAGGACGAGTTCGTTTACGTGGAGGAGCTTTACAGAACGGCAAAAATTTACAAAAATATTGTCAGAAGGTTCTGA